In one Arachis duranensis cultivar V14167 chromosome 9, aradu.V14167.gnm2.J7QH, whole genome shotgun sequence genomic region, the following are encoded:
- the LOC107466920 gene encoding uncharacterized protein LOC107466920, which produces MVGAVPRVEGWKLCSVEVRTQPATAIPLLILPHFAAVVGRSPTLLSSHRSRSSSPLFELSLSVFAGSSHSSVAVTTFPPSPPWIE; this is translated from the exons ATGGTGGGTGCGGTGCCACGTGTGGAAGGCTGGAAGCTCTGTTCGGTGGAAGTTCGAACGCAGCCCGCAACCGCCATCCCTCTTCTCATCCTTCCTCATTTCGCCGCCGTCGTAGGAAGGTCTCCTACTCTCCTCTCCTCTCATCGTTCTAGGTCATCGTCTCCTCTGTTcgagctctctctctctgtctttGCTGGTAGTTCCCACTCCTCCGTCGCCGTCACTACCTTTCCTCCCTCACCGCCA TGGATAGAGTAA
- the LOC107466895 gene encoding uncharacterized protein LOC107466895: MGLVNGLREGPFSQSISKRHPTSLSDVQERAEKYINMEENARLRESSWRPGHPPLIKEREREPKKKEDLGLDRPRKYHSYTPLKVSIVDVYRKICNTERLPPPRPIRNKKGGSRSDYCEYHKIYGHSTNDCYYLKNVIEKLAREGRLDRYLMERSDNHGKRKRDDADRRYPPPQTLERHIHMISSGFTGGGLTKSSRKRHLKQVYQVGSESPDLPTISFTKEDGQGVIPGHDDPVVITMILANAHLHKTLVDQGSSTDILFKPVFDKLGLDERELRAYPDTLYGLGETPIKPLDSYPFILPLERGKNPKL; this comes from the coding sequence ATGGGATTAGTAAATGGACTTAGGGAAGGacccttctcacagtccatatcaAAAAGGCACCCGACCTCTTTGAGTGATGTACAGGAGAGAgcggaaaagtacatcaacatggaggaaaatgccaGACTGAGAGAGTCGAGTTGGCGACCTGGACACCCTCCCTTGataaaagagagggagagggagcccaagaagaaagaagaccTCGGTCTCGATAGACCCaggaaatatcactcttatactcctctaaaggTCTCTATAGTGGACGTATACAGAAAAATTTGCAATACTGAAAGGCTGCCGCCTCCCAGGCccattagaaataaaaaagggggaagtCGCAGCGATtactgcgagtaccataaaatatatggtcactcaacAAACGACTGTTACTACctcaaaaatgtgatagaaaagttGGCCAGAGAAGGCCGACTTGacagatatctcatggaaaggtcggacAATCATGggaagagaaagcgagatgacgCAGATAGAAGATACCCACCACCGCAGACTCTGGAGAGACATATACATATGATCTCAAGTGGATTCACGGGAGGGGGACTCACCAAGTCCTCTCGCAAGAGACACCTCAAGCAAGTCTACCAGGTCGGGAGCGAATCGCCCGACCTTCCCACCATCTCATTTACAAAGGAGGATGGGCAAGGAGTAATCCCTGGACACGACGATCCAGTGGTGATAACCATGATCCTAgccaatgcccatctccacaaaACTCTAGTAGATCAAGGAAGCTCGACGGACATCCTTTTCAAACCCGTGTTTGACAAGCTAGGGTTGGATGAGAGGGAGCtaagagcctaccccgacacctTATACGGGCTAGGCGAGACGCCAATAAAGCCACTGGATTCTTACCCCTTCATATTACCTTTGGAAAGGGGGAAAAATCCAAAactctga
- the LOC107466965 gene encoding tripeptidyl-peptidase 2 → MHIQHAISCRFPKLPSKPPLHAPTLFPFPPSPLISLFTLHNHHPTSHTHISSIINSRRTHYWVVHKAMPCSSSLTSCCASGDSSSNTNTENHDNNTNGATPRNLKLTQSTFLSSLMPKTEIGVDRFLHAYPSYDGRGALIAIFDSGVDPAAAGLQVTSDGKPKILDVLDCTGSGDVDTSKVVKADADGCISGASGTSLVINDSWKNPSGQWHVGYKFVYELFTEKLTSRLKKERRKKWDKKNQEEIANAVKQLDDFDQQHVKIEDAELTKAREDLQNRLDLLRKQSESYDDKGPVIDVVVWHDGEVWRVALDTQNIEDDPECGKLANFVPLTNYRIDRKYGVFSKLDACTFVVNVYNDGKVVSIVTDSSPHGTHVAGIAAAFHPEEPLLNGVAPGAQLISCKIGDSRLGSMETGTGLTRALIAAVEHKCDLINMSYGEPTLLPDYGRFVDLVNEAVNKHRLIFVSSAGNSGPALNTVGAPGGTSSSIIGVGAYVSPAMAAGAHSVVESPSEGIEYTWSSRGPTTDGDLGVCISAPGAAVAPVPMWTLQRRMLMNGTSMASPSACGGIALLISAMKAEGINVSPYSVRKALENTSVPIGNSPEDKLSTGQGLMQVDKCYEYIKQCHNIPCVWYQVNIKQSGKTNPSSRGIYLREASAFQQSTEWTVEVDPKFHEDANKIEELAVFEEHIELHSTDSSVVKAPDYLLLTHNGRTFNVIVDPTNLADGLHYYEVYGVDCKAPWRGPLFRIPVTITKPVAVTNRPPQVSFSKMLFQSGHVERKYIEVPHGASWVEGTMNTSSFDTTRRFFVDAVQICPLHRPLTWRSVMTFSSPAAKSFAFKVVGGQTLELVIAQFWSSGIGSQETTSVDLKVMFHGVKVNQEEIVLDGSEAPVRINAEALLASERLSPLAILNKIRIPYRPTDAKISALTTDRDKLPSGKQILALTLTYKIKLEDGAEVTPQIPVLNDRIYDTKFESQFYMISDSNKRVYSSGDAYPNSKKLPKGEYNLRLYVRHENLQILEKMKQLVLFIERNLEDKDVIRLPFFSQPDGPLIGNGSFKSSTLVPGMKEGFYLGPPPLDKIPKNAPQGSVLVGAISYGKLSFAGLGEQKNPEKLPVSHRVFYIVPPNKIEEEKGKSSSLASKKTVSERLEEEVRDAKMKVLGGLKQENDEELLEWKKLSDSLKSEYPKYTPLLAKILEGLVSRSNIKDKLQHHEEVIDAANAVIASIETEELAKFLALKHDQDDDEAEKKKKEMELTRDQLAEALYQKGLSLAELESLKEVDKTDEQSKDDSTTRLNLFEENFNELKKWVDLKSKKYGILLVTNEKRKQRLGTALKVLMDIIQDDAEPAKKKFYELKLSLIEEMGWSHVATYERQWMLVRFPPSLPLF, encoded by the exons ATGCATATCCAACACGCAATCTCATGCAGATTCCCGAAATTGCCCTCTAAGCCACCTTTGCACGCACCAACACTATTCCCTTTCCCTCCTTCTCCGTTAATCTCTCTCTttactcttcataatcatcatcccACAAGTCACACTCACATTTCCTCAATCATCAATAGTAGAAGAACCCATTACTGGGTTGTTCACAAGGCAATGCCTTGTTCTTCTTCCTTAACCTCCTGCTGTGCCAGTGGTGACAGCAGCAGCAACACCAACACCGAAAACCACGATAACAACACCAACGGTGCTACTCCTCGAAACTTGAAGCTGACCCAATCGACGTTCTTGTCTTCACTGATGCCAAAGACAGAGATTGGCGTCGACCGTTTCCTCCATGCTTACCCGAGCTACGATGGCCGTGGTGCACTCATCGCTATCTTCG ATTCTGGTGTAGACCCAGCTGCTGCTGGATTACAGGTTACCTCTGATGGGAAACCAAAAATCCTTGATGTTCTTGATTG CACTGGGAGTGGAGATGTTGATACCTCAAAGGTGGTGAAGGCTGATGCTGATGGTTGTATATCTGGAGCATCAG GGACATCTTTGGTTATCAATGATTCGTGGAAAAATCCTTCTGGTCAATGGCATGTGGGTTATAAATTTGTTTATGAGCTCTTTACAGAAAAGTTGACTTCTCGTTTGAAG aaggaaagaaggaaaaagtGGGACAAGAAAAACCAGGAGGAAATTGCTAACGCTGTAAAACAACTTGATGATTTTGATCAG CAACATGTCAAGATAGAAGATGCTGAACTTACAAAGGCTCGTGAAGATCTCCAAAATAGGCTTGATCTTCTGAGAAAGCAATCTGAG AGCTATGATGATAAAGGGCCTGTCATAGATGTTGTTGTCTGGCATGATGGAGAGGTTTGGAGAGTTGCTCTTGACACACAAAATATTGAGGATGATCCAGAATGTGGGAAGCTTGCTAACTTTGTACCCTTAACTAATTACAG GATTGACAGGAAGTATGGTGTCTTCAGCAAATTAGATGCGTGTACATTTGTTGTGAATGTCTATAATGATGGAAAAGTTGTAAGTATTGTAACAGACAGCTCCCCTCATGGTACCCATGTTGCTGGTATAGCTGCTGCATTCCACCCAGAG GAACCCTTGTTGAATGGAGTTGCACCTGGAGCTCAACTAATATCTTGTAAAATCGGGGACTCTCGCTTGGGTTCTATGGAAACTGGAACTGGTTTGACTCGGGCATTAATAGCTGCTGTGGAG CATAAATGTGATCTTATCAACATGAGTTATGGTGAGCCAACGTTGCTGCCAGACTATGGACGCTTTGTCGACCTTGTGAATGAA GCTGTAAACAAGCACCGTCTGATATTTGTTAGCAGTGCTGGTAATAGTGGGCCAGCATTGAACACAGTCGGTGCTCCTGGTGGTACATCTTCAAGTATCATTGGTGTTGGTGCTTATGTTTCTCCTGCTATGGCTGCTGGTGCTCATTCTGTTGTTGAATCTCCATCTGAGGGAATTGAATACACTTG GTCTAGTCGAGGACCAACAACTGATGGAGACCTTGGTGTCTGTATAAGTGCTCCTGGTGCTGCTGTTGCTCCAGTTCCTATGTGGACACTTCAACGGCGCATGCTCATGAATGGGACATCAATGGCATCACCATCAGCCTGTGGGGGAATTGCATTGCTCATTAGTGCAATGAAG GCTGAGGGAATTAATGTGAGTCCATATAGTGTGAGGAAGGCCCTGGAGAATACATCTGTTCCTATAGGCAATTCACCTGAGGATAAATTATCCACTGGGCAAGGGCTTATGCAAGTTGACAA GTGTTACGAATATATTAAGCAATGTCACAATATTCCATGTGTTTGGTATCAAGTAAACATCAAGCAATCTGGAAAAACAA ATCCTTCTTCACGGGGCATCTACCTGAGGGAGGCTAGTGCTTTCCAACAATCTACTGAG TGGACAGTGGAAGTTGATCCAAAATTTCATGAGGATGCCAACAAAATTGAAGAATTGGCTGTGTTTGAGGAGCACATTGAATTACATTCTACAGATAGCTCAGTTGTGAAAGCCCCTGATTATCTACTGCTCACTCATAATGGTCGTACCTTCAA CGTAATTGTTGATCCTACTAATTTAGCTGATGGTCTGCATTATTATGAGGTCTACGGTGTTGACTGCAAAGCACCATGGCGCGGTCCTCTTTTCAGAATTCCAGTTACTATAACCAAGCCTGTGGCTGTTACTAATAGACCTCCACAAGTTTCATTTTCAAAGATGTTATTCCAGTCAG GCCATGTAGAAAGGAAATATATAGAAGTGCCACATGGTGCATCGTGGGTTGAGGGAACCATGAACACATCAAGTTTTGATACGACGAGAAGATTTTTCGTGGATGCTGTTCAG ATATGTCCATTGCATAGACCGCTGACATGGAGGAGTGTGATGACTTTTTCTTCCCCTGCTGCCAAAAGCTTCGCTTTCAAGGTTGTAGGTGGTCAAACATTGGAACTAGTCATAGCTCAGTTTTGGTCAAGTGGCATAGGGAGTCAAGAGACTACAAGTGTGGATCTGAAG GTTATGTTTCATGGTGTAAAAGTCAACCAAGAGGAAATTGTACTTGATGGGAGTGAAGCACCAGTTAGAATTAATGCTGAAGCATTACTGGCATCTGAGAGACTTTCACCTTTAGCAATACTAAACAAG ATAAGGATCCCTTATAGACCAACAGATGCTAAGATTAGTGCACTTACGACTGATCGTGACAAACTTCCCTCTGGAAAGCAGATACTTGCACTGACACTAAC ATACAAGATCAAATTGGAAGATGGAGCTGAAGTAACACCTCAAATTCCAGTCCTGAATGACAGGATATatgacactaaatttgagtctCAATTTTATATGATTTCTGATTCAAATAAG CGTGTATATTCAAGTGGAGATGCCTACCCGAACTCCAAAAAACTTCCCAAGGGAGAATACAATTTAAGGCTATATGTGAG GCATGAGAACTTGCAGATTTTAGAGAAGATGAAGCAATTGGTGTTATTCATCGAGCGAAATTTGGAAGATAAG GATGTTATTCGACTACCCTTTTTCTCCCAACCTGATGGTCCACTTATAGGAAATGGTTCCTTTAAGTCTTCAACATTAGTTCCAGG TATGAAAGAAGGATTTTATCTGGGTCCACCACCATTGGACAAAATCCCCAAG AATGCTCCTCAAGGATCTGTATTAGTGGGAGCAATATCATATGGGAAACTATCGTTTGCTGGTCTCGGGGAGCAGAAGAATCCGGAGAAGCTTCCTGTATCACATCGGGTTTTTTATATAGTTCCTCCAAATAAG ATTGAAGAGGAAAAGGGGAAAAGTTCTTCCCTAGCTTCCAAGAAGACAGTTTCTGAACGTTTAGAAGAAGAG GTAAGAGATGCAAAAATGAAAGTTCTTGGAGGCctaaaacaagaaaatgatgAAGAGCTTTTGGAATGGAAGAAGTTGTCTGACTCTCTCAAA TCTGAATACCCAAAGTACACTCCATTGCTTGCAAAGATTTTGGAAGGTCTAGTTTCGAGGAGTAATATCAAAGATAAACTACAACATCATGAAGAG GTAATTGATGCAGCGAATGCGGTGATTGCCAGTATTGAGACAGAGGAGTTGGCAAAATTTTTGGCCCTAAAACATgatcaagatgacgacgaagcaGAG aaaaagaagaaagagatggaATTAACCCGTGATCAATTAGCAGAGGCACTTTATCAAAAGGGCCTTTCATTGGCAGAACTTGAGTCTTTGAAG GAGGTGGATAAAACTGACGAGCAGTCAAAGGATGACAGCACTACCCGTCTGAACTTGTTTGAAGAGAATTTTAATGAACTGAAGAAATGGGTTGATCTGAAGAGcaaaaaatatggaatcctcttgGTGACAAATGAGAAGCGTAAGCAGAGGCTTGGGACAGCATTGAAG GTGTTGATGGACATAATTCAAGACGACGCTGAGCCTGCTAAGAAGAAATTCTATGAACTAAAGCTGTCTTTGATTGAGGAGATGGGATGGTCTCATGTGGCTACGTATGAGAGACAATGGATGCTCGTGCGTTTTCCACCAAGTTTGCCTCTTTTCTAG